GCTGACTGTCGCCGAGCCGCCGACGCCAAGGTTCTTATCTAAAGTAACGTCATCGGTAAAGTGGCCGGTGCCAACGACGTCAAGCTTACTCGTAGGTGTGGCGGTACCAATTCCCAGCATGTCTGTAAGGCTTGTCATATATAATGTGCCATTACCTTGAGTCCATTTTATGGGAGTAAAGACCGTTGCCACGTGCCCACTCAAGCTGACCGTGGTGTCACCACTACCAATCATTTCAAAGTAGTCAGTATTGCTGCCAGCCGTTAGTGTTGCGCCACCAACCCGGAACTCTTTAAAGATGTTTTGACTGGTGCCTTTGTCAGTGTTTGTCACCGTGTCGCCGCTAAGAGCCAGACCGGGACCAACTTTTAGAGTAGCGTCGCCGGTCTGCCCCAGAAATGACAAAACGCCAGTGTTGGTAATAATGGGATTTTGACCGGTCGAAACGCTAATTCCCGGTCCGGCGGCCACACTATATAAGAGGTTAGACGCCGCCACCGTTTTGGCGGTAATGGTTTGGCCAGAAGCATCTATTGATGCCTTAAAAATAGTAGGCACTGCGAAGGTCATGGTGGGGGTGGTTTTAGTTGTAGTGGCGGCAAGAACCTGAGCTAGACCCAGATTTTTGACCGCTGGTTGTTTTTCCGATTTTCCCAGTAATGTTAGCCCCGTTTTTGCTTGATTAATTCCATTTTCCAGACGACCGTAAATTCCTCCGGCGCCGTTGTATTTAAGAGCGGCGACACCAAGCAGGGTGACGGCCAGCATGGCAAGCAGGCTGGCGAATCGCAAACTCTGCGTTACATTTGTTCTCGCAGGAACGTCGGGGTACAGTATTTCTTCCGGGGTTGCGTTCAACAACAACGTAGGGGTCGCATTCATGCGACCCTCGGCCGGTTGGATCGAGGGCCGGATAAATCCGGCCCCTACGTATGGTAAAACGTGGTCGACAGAATGAACCATCGGCCCGCTCACGACTTGATTTCTTGATTGGATTGCCTTCTTGTTACTAACTTCTAATTTGTAGGCTTTGAGTTTTTCGGCATCGCTGGCTTTATATAAACGACTGCCGTTTGCATCTCTTTGAGACTCCAAAATACCTTCAGATTCCCATCGACGAATTGTAGATGCCGAAACACCCGAAAGGGCTGAAAGTTCGCTTGGTGTCAAGTTAAAATTGGCAGTATTTTCCATGAGCAGTTTTTGGGGCATATCGAAGATTTCTATACTTCTCACATGCCGTAGTTAAAGTATATAAAAAGGGAAGAGGGTGTCAAGAGGATGTTGGAATTTTTAACAACAAAAATTTAAAAACGTAGGGGCGGGATTAACATTACCGATTAACGTAGGGGTCGCATTCATGCGACCCTCGATCAAATCGGCCGAGGGCAGCATAAATGCGACCCCTACGTTGCCTTTTTATGTTGTGGTAAATTTAATCCATGGATTCCTATTACGAACGGCGATCACCGCGACTTCACAAATTTGATTATTCCTCAGAAAATATGTATTTTGTGACAATTTGTAATTATCAACGGAATTGTACGTTTGGGAGAATCATTAATAATAACGTAGGGGCGGGGCATGCCCCGTCCGATTCAAACGTAGGGGCGGGATTTATCCCGCCCTCGGACGATCGTACCGAGGGTCGCATAAATGCGACCCCTACGTTAATTAATGAATTTTCGGATATCCTAACTCTCGATTCTCCTGGTGAAATGTTATTTAATGATTGGGGCTTAATTGTGAAACAAACTTGGGAGGAACTACCAAAATATTTTCCAAAAATCACTCTTTACGATTTCAATATAATGCCTAACCACATTCACGGATTAATTCAAATCGAGGGTTCAATTGGAGAAAATTATAGAAAATACCAGGAACAAATAAAAACGTTTGACACAAAATTGATTAATTCTGTTGAAAATTCGTCAGAAGAAACAAATGAAAAAACCAACGTAGGGGAGGAGCATGATATCAATTCGATAAACGTAGGGGAGGGGCATGCCCCTCCCTCGATCCAATCGGCCGACGGCGAGGCATGCCTCGCCCCTACGTTTACTTTGGGGGAAGGCGTCGCCCCTAAGTTGATGACGATTATTGGCTCTTTTAAATCTGCCGTTTCTAAACAAATCCATGAAACATCTTCGTACCAAGGTCAAATTTGGCAACGCAGTTTTTACGATCATATTATTTGGGATGACGACGATTACAAACGCATTGCCGGTTACATAAAATTTAATCCCAAAGTTTGGGATCGGGATCGCAATAACCCTATTCGTATAAAAACGTAGGGGCGGGATTAACATTACCGATTAACGTAGGGGCGGGATTCATCCCGCCCTCGATCGATACCGAGGGCAGCATAAATGCCCCTACGTTAATTAATACGTAAACTTGACACAATAAAATTATTGATCCATATTATTAACATGCGTAAGTTTCTAATATATTCCTCCCTCATTATCCTCACGCTTTTTGTGATCTTTAAAGTTGGTGGGGCAGTCCTCGCCGAACAAAGTGGCTCTTCTCCCGATTCCGGTGCCAGTACTTCTAAAATTAAAACTATTTCCACCGCCGTCGCCGCTCTTAGCTACGGCTCCATAAGTGCTGGCACTTGGGGCGACTGGGGTACTATGTGGAATCGGATTTACTCCGCGGCTATTGTGGGTTTTAATGACTCTTTAGTGGCTGGTTTAAAAAATGGTAGCGGCACTGGTACCATTGTGGCTTACACTAAGGCTCTCGGCGGGGTAGACGACTACAACTACAACCAAACCATTCCCAGCGATACATACAAAAGAACTTGGGTCACTTGTAATTCCGGTAATACCTATTGCGGCACCGGTCGCAGCGTTCTTAACGGTTTAGTGTCTCAGGATCCCAACACTAATTTGGTCTGGAGTCCTCAGATTAATGCCTCTAGTACCTGGTTTGTCGCTAATAACTGCATTCCCCCGGGGAGTAGTGGTAATTTGGGATATCCGGCGGGCACTTGTGTTAATAATGGTGATGTTTCCTGTGTCTGCGTTAAAAATACCAGCCCTAAAACCGGTTGCGAAAATTACGATGACGGCTTATGGCGTTTGCCGTACCAAAAAGAGTTAATGCAATCTTATATCGATGGTTCTTGGGGCAACCTGGCTACCGCCAGTGCGTATTACTGGGCGTCGGCTACGACCAGTAACGCTACCCAGTACGCCTGGTACACGTTCCAGGCCAGTGGGTACACGTACACCAACAGTAAGACGGTTACGTACTCTGTTCGTTGCGTTCGCTAGCCTTGGCCTTTTGAAATTTTGGCCGATTTGGATTTTTGGAACGTGGGGTTTTGGTGGTTGCTTTTCCTAAACTTCTGTGGTATCTTAATGCTACAACAAGTTACCAGCGACAAATTCCCGGGTCGGGAAAAGTTAGCCGCAAGGCAAAACTAACTGGGACACTGACCTCGCCAATAGGCGAGGTTTTTATTTGGAGACACTCTCTAAAGCAGATTGGAGAAGATAAATCCCGGCAATTCGCTGTTTCTTCTGAAGCTTTTTAAGTAGACTCTGGGCCAACTCTTCGTTCGGTTTATCGTAGCAATATCGCACCAAACCAGCTATGGAATCGGCCAGCTGGATACCGACATTGCCAGTACTGCGAACGGTTTTCAGTCTCCAAACTTCAATGCCTCTGTCCCGTAAAACCTTTTTGAGTTTTTGCTCGTACCACCGGGGCTTTTTACCATCAATGACGATTGTTCTGACTATTGGTTCGGTAATTAATTGTTTAAAAACGGCTTCAATCATTGCTTGTGGGTGAGCGGGATTCTTAAAGACTGCTACTTTAACAACAAAATCTAACCCGGAGATCTTATTGAGAAATTTCTCGCGCATAAACCATCTTTCTTCAGCCCAGTGGAAGTAAGCAATTCGAAGATCCCTTTCGATCTGAGTTAAATCCGCTTCAAACTTTTCTTTATTAATAACCTGAACGTAAACAACTGCGGTTGTAGTGTGGCCTTCCTGCTTATGTGTTCCTGATTCGTCAATGAAAACAACCACTAATTTAGTTTAGCAGATTTTTTAATTCTTAAGTGATGGTAATTTCCCACAACCACAATTTTCGATTTAATTTTTAAACTCAAATGCTTTTCGATTAGGTGCTTCCTTAACCGCCCAGTACGGGCTTTTCCAAAATGACCAAAGTACGAATTTAACGAGGCTACAGCTTTTGTTACATCGTTACGCTTGTTAAATCTGTAAATTTTATTCTTAGCCATTTTAACCACGTTGCGTCGCACCGTAATTCCCCAGGGCTTAATAAAATAACCCACAAACGCCACACCGTGGCGCGTGGGCTGAATTTGTTGTTTGCGGGGATGTAATACTAGATACAGGCGATCTTTCAAAAATGAAGCTATCTCGTTACGCCAGACTTTAATATCTTCTATAGAATCGCTAAAAATTAAGAAGTCGTCGACGTAGCGACCATACGCTTTGCAACCCAACTCATCTGTTACAAAATGATCCAGTTCGTTTAAGTAAACATTGGCTAAAAATTGGCTGGTTAAATTACCTATCGGTAGTCCAACTTCCGGTTCCTGATCAAAAAGCGATTTGCCGGTCGGCACCAGCTTTTTTAAAGCCGGATCGCCTTTGTAATAATAATTTTGAGTGGGGTTATTAAAAATGATGATCCTTGCTAACCACAGAACTTCTTTCTGCCACCATTCCGGCCTTAATTTGGAGGCTATAATTTTTGAAAAGATTTCATAAAGAGTAGACTTGTTAATGTTGGAAAAGAAACTGCTGATGTCGAATTGTCCGTAATAGTCATAGTTCTTCACAAACTCCGCGACCCGTAAAGCGCCAAAATGATGGCCTTTATTTTTACGACAGGCGTAAGAATCGGTTATGAAAATTTGTTTTTCCCAAATTTGCTGGACTTCGTTTATAAGAATGTGGTGAGTAACGCGGTCGCCAAAGTCGGCCGCAAAGATTTCGCGCGGCTTGGGCACAGTCACCACAAAACAAATCGAGCGGCCCGGTCGATAAGTCCTAGTCTGCAAAGATTCTTTAAGGTCGACTAAATTATTTTCTAAATTTAATTCATACTTAAGGGCATTGGTGGTTTTACGCTTAGTTTCGCGGCAATCATAGTAGGCTTTAAGGATATTCGCGACGGTAAAAATGGTCATTTAAACCTTTGCGACCCAACTCCCAATCATTTTTCCAATTTCCACAATGTCCTCCGAAATAGCGGCCGCTTGGTTTAAAGAGATTAATTTAAGCTCAGAAAGAAATCTTACGCGGAGTTTAAAAGAGTCGAATTGTTGATTTAGATTGTTAACAATCGCATTTTTACTCGCCCCCCCCCTCCGCCGATTTGGGCGGCAATAAAAAGGTCAATTAGCTCCCAATTGCGGTTAATAATGTCTTGTCCAAGCGAAAACTTATACTCTTTTGGAAGGCTTTTCACAATTAAATACTCCGTTTTAAGGAGGTTCAGAAGCTTAAGGTACAGGGGCATGTTCTGGTAGAACATCGCTCTTAGTTTAAAGTCCAAGGCTAGCGAACGCAACGAACAGAGTTCGTATTCGTCTTATTGTTGTTGTTCGTGTTCCCATTGTTCTGGTTCGTGTTCCAGGCGTTCTGGGTATTGTTACTGTTCGTAGTCGACGCCCAGTAATTCGCATTGGCGTTAATAATTTACCGCTGTTAATTATCGTCAAATATTTTTGACGGGGTAAATCGCCTTTAATTTTAAAGCTCTCTTCCAAAAGCCTAGGAATCCTCCTTAACTTTTAGAACTCCGGCCCCTAAGAATTAGTATACACATCACATCCGATTTCGACATAATACAAAAATGACGTAGGGGAGGGGCTTGCCCCTCCCTCGGCCGTTAAATGTAACCCGAAACCGGTTGCAAAATTTCATTAATTTAGACATACTCAAAGATACAAATGGTTAGAGAATCTGATGAGACTAAAAAGAACGCTAAAGCTTTCTTCAAGAAACACAAAAGTGTAAAGTGCCCGGCTTTTCCGAAAGAGAAAGTTTATTTTAATAGTAGGAGCTTAAATCATTTATTTTACGAGGGCGCAATGTCGGCGCGTCCGTCTAAAGAAACCGAGACAAGAGTTTCGCTATTACCACGAGCCTTTCTAGTTTTAAAAAGATCGTCTTTTTGGCAAGAAGAACGAATCGTGGACCATAAAGGCGAGATAATGCATTATTGGTCTCTTGAAGCCGTAGTTGAGGAACGAAGAATCAAAGTAATTGTAAGGCAGAAAGGTGGCGGCCGAAAATTCTTCTGGAGTGTAATACCGTCGTGGCGAAAAATAGATGGGAGGGTCGTAAACGCCAGGAGCGACTTAAGTAAACAATGAAAAATGCCCGTCTTCGGCTTGCATTCCGCCGAATAACCCTCGCGGGTCACGAGCAACTGTATAATACTTCAGATTTGACAAAACTTCAAGGCTCAGTCGGCCGGGAGCGTAGCGACCTTTTATTTTTGTGAAAATCTTGCTAATCTTACATAAGTAGTTTAAATTTTAAGTATGAAAACTGCCTGGAAACTATTTTTAATCGTTGCCTTCATCTTTCTGCTATCACCGCGACCGGCCCAGGCGGCCGTGCTCTCCAGTGATTCCATGGCCAAAATCGTCGTTATTAATAATGCTAGTGCCAAGCCCGGTAATATCGTCTCTTTTAAAGCCGGCAATTTTGAATTATCTAAACTAGACTACGATATCGACTTGCGGGGCGTAATAGGTGAGGGAGCCTTAACTTTTAGTGATGGCAGTGGCAACTATTCCGTCATTGGTAGCGGCGCGGCCGAGGTTATCGTGGGGCTCGCCAACGGCCCAATTGCCAAGGGCGACTTTGTTACTTCTTCGCCGGTTGAAGGCATTGGCCAAAAAGCCACTTATTCCGGCATGGTTCTGGGGCAAGCTCTGGCGGACTTTAGCAGTAACAACAAGTCAGACACGGGGCTAATTCCGGTCGCCCTCAACATTCACTTCGTGTCCCTGTCATCCAAATCAACCGGCAGCTTTGTTTCCCAGTTGGGAACTTCCATGTTGTCATTGCTGGACGTTAGTAAACTCGCCGCCATGGAGCAGCCTTCCAAGGCCTTGCGTGGGATTCTGGCGGTCATAGTGATGACTATCGCTTTAGCAATCACTTTCACGAACTTTGGAAAAGTGGCTCAAAAGGGAGTGGAGGCGGCCGGTCGTAACCCTCTCGCTGGCCGTTTAATCACTATTAACGTTATTATTAATGTCGGCTTGGCTTTGGGCACTTGCGCCATTGGGTTATTACTGGCATATTTGTTGTTAGTAGCCTAGTTGTAATTTATGCTCAATTTAACTAACTTACTCACCACCGGCCCCATCGTCCTCTTTGGTCTTGGTCTTTTGCTGCTCAACATCTTCTTCGCCCTGCAGCTGTATCGACGGGAGAAGATTTTGGTCACTAAAGAAAAGAAGATGACTAAACACATTGCTCGGGTTTTTGATGAGGCCACGAGGAAGTCGGAAGGCTTAGTGGAACGGGCCGCCGAGAAATCCGCCGATATTTTAAGCGAAACTGAGGCCGTCAGCTCTTATATCAAAGACGAGATCACGGTGGCCTTGGAAGAAACGCTTAAAAAAGACGAACACAGTGTTGCCAAGTTTTTAAGTCGGCTGGAGTCGGAAAATGTTCAGTATTTTAAAGAGGTACGAGGTCGAATTTCTGCCCAGTCAACGGCAGCTATGGAGCATGCAGCCGACGAAACAGCTCGTGAGTTGTCACAATTTGTCAGCGAACTTCGCAGTAAAACGGTGGCAAAGCATACCGATTTGGAAGATTCTTTACAAGCGTCCTTCAAAGCGGCTTTAACAGATATTGAAGCTTTTAAAAAAGATAAGATTGCGGCTTTGGAGACGTCACTTCCAGACTTAATGCAGAAAGTGGCCGGCGATTATTTGGGGAAGACGTTAACAGCGGCCGATCACGAAAAGTTGATTTTAAGATCGCTAGAGGAGGCGAAAAAAGAGGGACTGTTTAATTAACGTAATTACCAACGTAGGGGAGGGACATGCCCCTCCCTCGATCCAATCGTCCGAGGGCGAGGCATGCCTCGCCCCTACGTTATTATTATTATTATTTATGTCCAATACCGAAATTACGTCACTCCTCCAAAACACCGTCACCACTACCGATCTCGCGGCTACTTTGTCATATTTAGAAAACCTGCAGGCGGACATTTTTAAAATAAAAACCGACGGCTCTCCGTCACCAATTAGTTCTGACGAGGTAGCTTCCGCCATTACCGAACTTAAATCTCGTCCCGTTATTACTTTACAGATCGCATCACTGTTGTCACCTCGAGGTTTGTCACAGGTAGCTACTTACTTACAGCAGACGATTACAAAGCCGGTTGTCATTAATCAAGAAATTGATTGTCGACTGATCGGGGGCGCTAAAATATTGTGGCAAGGCCGCATTTTAGACAAAAGTCTCTATCAGCGGCTTAAAACATCATGACTTACTCAGAAGCAGTCGCAAAATTTGGCGAATACGGCGAGATTTTAGAGGTGCGGCATCCGATTGTTAGTGTGGCTGGCCTACCGGGCGTTACCGCCTCGGAAATGGTCATTTTTGAAGATGAAACGATTGGTCAAGTGATGTCCTTCAACCGCGACATCGTGACCATTATGGCCCTCTCTAACAACATTCTGCCGGTTGGCTTAAAAGCCGCTCGGTTGGGAACGGCCATGTCGGTTCCTGTCGGTGATGATCTCCTGGGGAAAGTGATTGATCCCATTGGCACTCTTCTTATTTTTAAGCGGCCGCTGCCGGTCCTCAACTGGCAGGCGCTTTTAGATGTGGCCCCTCTGCCTATTACCGCGCGTAGTCGGGTCGACAAAACCTTGCTCACCGGCACCAGCTTGGTGGATTTACTCATTCCGCTAGGCCGTGGCCAGCGGGAACTGGTGGTTGGCGATCGCAAGACCGGCAAAACGTCATTCCTGTTTAACGTCATGAAAACGCAATGTTTGGCTGGTACGATTGTCATTTACGCCGCCATTGGCAAACCCTCGCAAGAAATTCATAAAATTATTGATTACATTAACAATGAAGGTATAAACGACAAAACAGTCGTCGTGGCCAGTACGTCCAGCGACGTTTCCAGTCATATTTATTTGACGCCTTTTACGGCCATGGCTCTGGCTGAGTTTTGGCGTAACTCGGGGCATGATGTCTTAGTCATTCTTGATGATCTTTCCACTCACGCTAAATATTTTCGAGAATTATCACTACTAGCTCGTAAGTTTCCCGGGCACGATTCTTACCCTGGCGATTCTTTTTACACTCACGCCAGACTTTTGGAACGGGCCGGAAAATATAAAACCGGCAGCATTTCCTGCTTAGCTGTCGCCGAAACGACTTCTAATGACCTAACCGATTACATCGTTTCCAATTTAATCGGCATTACCGATGGCCATATTTTATTTGACAGCCAGCTTTATTTGCGGGGCAACCGGCCGGCCATTAACGCTCTTTTGTCCGTCAGCCGAGTAGGGCACCAAACCTGCAATCATCTGCATCAAGAAATCAGCCAAACTTTAACGGCGTTCCTGGTCGAATACGAGCGAGTTTTGGACTTTTCGCATTTTGGCGAAGACACTTCGGAAAGTGTTGTTAAAACGTTACGGCGTGGCGAACGACTGCTGGCCTTTTTAAATCAGGCGGTGGAAATCGTGATGCCTTTGCCGGTCCAATTGACCTTCATTGGCATGCTTTGGAATGATTTTTTTACTGATTTACAGCCGGCCCGAATCAGCGGCTACCGCGAAAC
This sequence is a window from candidate division WWE3 bacterium. Protein-coding genes within it:
- a CDS encoding DUF1566 domain-containing protein, giving the protein MRKFLIYSSLIILTLFVIFKVGGAVLAEQSGSSPDSGASTSKIKTISTAVAALSYGSISAGTWGDWGTMWNRIYSAAIVGFNDSLVAGLKNGSGTGTIVAYTKALGGVDDYNYNQTIPSDTYKRTWVTCNSGNTYCGTGRSVLNGLVSQDPNTNLVWSPQINASSTWFVANNCIPPGSSGNLGYPAGTCVNNGDVSCVCVKNTSPKTGCENYDDGLWRLPYQKELMQSYIDGSWGNLATASAYYWASATTSNATQYAWYTFQASGYTYTNSKTVTYSVRCVR
- a CDS encoding RNA-directed DNA polymerase; its protein translation is MTIFTVANILKAYYDCRETKRKTTNALKYELNLENNLVDLKESLQTRTYRPGRSICFVVTVPKPREIFAADFGDRVTHHILINEVQQIWEKQIFITDSYACRKNKGHHFGALRVAEFVKNYDYYGQFDISSFFSNINKSTLYEIFSKIIASKLRPEWWQKEVLWLARIIIFNNPTQNYYYKGDPALKKLVPTGKSLFDQEPEVGLPIGNLTSQFLANVYLNELDHFVTDELGCKAYGRYVDDFLIFSDSIEDIKVWRNEIASFLKDRLYLVLHPRKQQIQPTRHGVAFVGYFIKPWGITVRRNVVKMAKNKIYRFNKRNDVTKAVASLNSYFGHFGKARTGRLRKHLIEKHLSLKIKSKIVVVGNYHHLRIKKSAKLN
- a CDS encoding F0F1 ATP synthase subunit delta, whose amino-acid sequence is MSNTEITSLLQNTVTTTDLAATLSYLENLQADIFKIKTDGSPSPISSDEVASAITELKSRPVITLQIASLLSPRGLSQVATYLQQTITKPVVINQEIDCRLIGGAKILWQGRILDKSLYQRLKTS
- a CDS encoding DUF3800 domain-containing protein; the protein is MVVFIDESGTHKQEGHTTTAVVYVQVINKEKFEADLTQIERDLRIAYFHWAEERWFMREKFLNKISGLDFVVKVAVFKNPAHPQAMIEAVFKQLITEPIVRTIVIDGKKPRWYEQKLKKVLRDRGIEVWRLKTVRSTGNVGIQLADSIAGLVRYCYDKPNEELAQSLLKKLQKKQRIAGIYLLQSALESVSK